From a single Cyprinus carpio isolate SPL01 chromosome A3, ASM1834038v1, whole genome shotgun sequence genomic region:
- the LOC109053804 gene encoding LOW QUALITY PROTEIN: immune-associated nucleotide-binding protein 8-like (The sequence of the model RefSeq protein was modified relative to this genomic sequence to represent the inferred CDS: deleted 2 bases in 1 codon), whose protein sequence is MSMSDLRIVLLGKSDTEKSLVGNFILGRAAFKSEAPPDVVERVGGRLKDRHLIIINSPQLLQTYISDHQITHTVRECVFLSDPGPHVFIIILQYKDFTEEDPEKTRLEQILRENSEECLYHDAEGSSVDEDLSRSFVSLRTEEEEEDSDADDDRKSQDTHIEKKEAKGFLDNIPKLSFCLPHNYVAARIVLLGKTGVGKSATGNTILRREAFISKLTSRSVTRECEKESSEFNRRRITVIDTPGLFDTGVDNVETRKEIVKCVSMAAPGPHVFLLVIQLGRFTQEEKDAVKMIQEMFGDKSRMYTMVLFTRGDDLRGTRIEDFIEGDDSLQYLIKQCGHRYHVFNNKDTKDQTQVSELLDKIDCMVAANGGSLYTNEMFQQVEKNIREEQERIMKEREEEIKRKEEELRAKYEAEIEEMKKENEREREEMQNELRKSEEEFRKREEEIKEKKDEIYKKELQRKLKENQKLFEEENKRKEKALGEQQQNFIKYLEEKPEKEKQKLKEKIQREAREQAECEYLIKLEREVAEALKEAVLLVLLKRSCAGLPAYTLNVKLNGKLKGEFRYKPNSKQIGTLCKM, encoded by the exons atgagca tgagTGATCTGAGGATTGTTCTTCTGGGGAAGAGTGACACAGAAAAAAGTCTCGTAGGAAACTTCATCTTAGGACGAGCAGCGTTTAAAAGTGAAGCTCCTCCAGATGTTGTAGAGAGAGTCGGAGGAAGACTGAAGGACAGACACCTGATCATCATCAACAGTCCTCAGCTGCTCCAGACCTACATCTCAGAtcatcagatcacacacacagtgagagagtgtgtgtttctgtctgatcCAGGACCTCATGTGTTCATAATCATACTGCAGTATAAAGACTTCACCGAGGAGGACCCTGAGAAGA CGCGATTAGAGCAGATCCTCAGAGAGAACAGTGAAGAGTGTCTGTATCATGATGCAGAAGGATCATCAGTCGATGAAGATCTCAGCAGATCGTTTGTTTCACTCCgaacagaggaggaagaggaagattcGGATGCAGATGATGATAGAAAATCCCAAGACACTCATATAGAGAAAAAGGAAGCAAAAGGTTTTCTTGATAATATACCAAAATTATCCTTTT GTCTACCACACAATTATGTTGCTGCGAGGATTGTGCTTCTGGGAAAGACGGGTGTTGGGAAAAGTGCAACGGGAAACACGATACTGAGAAGAGAAGCTTTTATATCGAAACTGACTTCTCGCTCAGTGACCAGAGAGTGTGAGAAAGAAAGCTCAGAGTTCAACAGAAGACGGATAACTGTGATCGACACTCCAGGCCTGTTTGATACTGGAGTCGATAATGTTGAGACCAGGAAGGAGATTGTGAAGTGCGTCTCAATGGCTGCTCCTGGACCACATGTGTTTCTGCTGGTGATTCAACTGGGACGATTCACTCAAGAGGAGAAAGATGCAGTGAAGATGATCCAGGAGATGTTTGGAGACAAATCCAGAATGTACACCATGGTGCTCTTCACCAGAGGAGATGATCTTAGAGGAACAAGGATTGAAGATTTTATTGAAGGCGATGATAGCTTGCAGTACCTCATCAAGCAGTGTGGTCACAGATACCATGTGTTCAACAACAAAGACACTAAAGATCAGACGCAGGTTTCTGAGCTGCTGGATAAGATTGACTGTATGGTGGCAGCAAATGGAGGGAGTTTATACACCAATGAGATGTTCCAACAGGTGGAGAAGAACATCAGAGAAGAGCAAGAGAGAATCATGAAAGAGCGAGAAGAAGAGATCAAGAGGAAAGAAGAAGAGCTGAGAGCCAAATATGAAGCagaaatagaagaaatgaagaaagaaaatgagagagaaagagaagagatgcAGAATGAACTGAGAAAAAGTGAGGAAGAGTtcagaaagagagaagaagagatcaaagaaaagaaa gatgaAATCTACAAAAAAGAGCTGCAGAGAAAACTGAAGGAGAACCAGAAACTatttgaagaagaaaataaaagaaaagaaaaggcttTGGGAGAACAACAACAGAACTTCATAAAATACTTGGAAGAAAAGccggagaaagaaaaacaaaaacttaaggAGAAGATTCAGCGTGAAGCACGAGAACAAGCAGAGTGTGAATATCTCATAAAACTGGAAAGAGAAGTAGCTGAAGCTTTAAAAGAAGCTGTTTTATTGGTTCTTTTGAAGAGATCGTGTGCTGGATTACCAGCATACACTCTAAATGTCAAGCTCAACGGCAAACTGAAGGGTGAGTTCAGGTACAAGCCCAATTCAAAACAAATTGGGACGCTGTGTAAAATGTGA